A portion of the Pedobacter cryoconitis genome contains these proteins:
- a CDS encoding NAD-dependent succinate-semialdehyde dehydrogenase: MNISSINPVNGQQIQEYPTLNEKQVAEKIEQTHSAWLDWKKTTPIQRRTLMNRLAEILRERKNELAILMANEMGKPVKQGLAEAEKCALCCEYYAINGEGLLADQIIETEASKSYVSFQPIGIVLAVMPWNFPLFQVFRFLAPTLIAGNCGVLKHASNVPGCALAIEEMIVQAGFPAHVFQTLLIGSKMVEKVIENPRIKAVTLTGSTNAGITVASKAGAMLKKVVLELGGSDAYVVLADADLEKAAEICVASRLTNSGQSCIAAKRFVVEESVIAEFTQLFLDKMKKSVMGNPLEMDTDIGPMARIDLRDELHAQVLKSIEKGAVCILGGELPEGNNAYYPATILTNVLPGMTGYDEELFGPVASIISAKDENDAIRIANDSIFGLGSAVFTKDIAKGERIAATELEAGSCFVNERVQSDPRLPFGGIKTSGYGRELGSFGILEFVNIKTVYVK; encoded by the coding sequence ATGAATATTTCATCAATAAATCCGGTTAATGGGCAGCAAATTCAAGAATATCCAACGCTTAATGAAAAACAAGTAGCTGAGAAGATTGAGCAAACACATAGCGCCTGGCTGGACTGGAAAAAAACCACTCCTATACAACGCAGAACACTAATGAACAGGCTTGCCGAAATTTTGCGGGAGCGTAAAAATGAGCTGGCCATATTAATGGCCAATGAAATGGGAAAACCTGTTAAACAAGGACTGGCCGAAGCAGAAAAATGCGCCTTATGCTGCGAATATTACGCGATCAATGGAGAGGGCCTGCTTGCAGATCAAATTATCGAAACTGAAGCCTCAAAAAGTTATGTCAGCTTCCAGCCAATCGGTATAGTTTTAGCCGTAATGCCCTGGAACTTTCCATTATTTCAGGTATTCCGGTTTTTGGCACCAACACTTATCGCGGGAAACTGTGGTGTTTTAAAACATGCTTCAAACGTTCCGGGTTGCGCTTTAGCTATTGAAGAAATGATTGTTCAGGCCGGCTTTCCTGCTCACGTTTTTCAAACGCTTTTGATTGGCAGCAAGATGGTTGAAAAAGTCATCGAAAATCCACGTATCAAGGCTGTAACACTTACAGGCAGTACCAACGCTGGTATTACTGTTGCCAGTAAGGCAGGTGCAATGCTTAAAAAGGTAGTACTGGAATTAGGAGGTAGCGATGCTTACGTGGTTCTGGCAGACGCAGATTTGGAAAAGGCTGCAGAAATCTGTGTCGCCAGCCGTCTCACTAATAGTGGTCAAAGCTGCATTGCTGCTAAAAGATTTGTTGTTGAAGAATCAGTTATTGCTGAGTTCACTCAACTGTTCCTGGATAAAATGAAGAAAAGCGTAATGGGCAACCCACTTGAAATGGATACAGACATTGGACCGATGGCACGGATAGATCTACGCGACGAGCTTCATGCACAAGTCTTAAAATCAATTGAAAAAGGAGCAGTTTGTATTCTTGGTGGTGAATTACCTGAAGGGAACAATGCTTATTATCCTGCCACTATTCTCACCAATGTATTACCCGGTATGACAGGGTATGATGAAGAGCTTTTTGGCCCGGTTGCGTCGATTATTTCAGCAAAAGACGAAAACGATGCCATTCGTATTGCGAATGACAGCATTTTTGGATTGGGTTCAGCCGTATTTACCAAAGATATTGCCAAAGGCGAGCGAATTGCAGCAACTGAACTGGAAGCCGGCTCATGTTTTGTAAACGAACGCGTACAATCTGATCCGCGCTTACCTTTTGGAGGTATAAAGACTTCTGGTTATGGCAGGGAGCTGGGTAGTTTTGGGATTCTTGAATTTGTAAATATCAAAACGGTATACGTTAAATAA
- a CDS encoding chloride channel protein encodes MKHSTSKKIFELRHTLKNPLKINPFVYNKDFLLWTIIGIIGGIISGGYWIVLEHITTVLKIIEGIFVIPLMTIAGLAAGLIIYKLGDPGEIDLMVDNIHFKGGRLNPKSNPSMILSSLICIASGGSLGPEAPLVQVVGSTGTYISRKLGYKGEDVRSITIAGMASAFTALFGAPLGGSLFALEILDHKHVTKYYKAFMPALVASCASYLVFVLITHLNLGPAWNFPPYKNPKIWDIFYAVAYSLAGAATGWLFTLFIKSFKLLFNKISLAIYYKLALGGFLLGTIAYFIPLTRYFGHEQLTAVLSGSFTIQFLCLLLIMKLIAIAITATSGWRGGFIIPLLFAGTVLGLVIYHLFPGQNLTLITVCCMAALNASVTRTPVSITILLGAMTGFQNIVPIIFASLTGYFLAPKSPLIHAQMGMDK; translated from the coding sequence ATGAAACATTCCACCTCAAAAAAGATTTTTGAATTACGGCACACCTTAAAGAACCCCTTAAAAATTAACCCCTTTGTTTACAATAAAGACTTTCTGCTCTGGACTATCATTGGTATAATCGGTGGTATCATTTCTGGTGGCTACTGGATTGTATTAGAGCATATCACAACAGTTTTAAAAATTATAGAAGGAATATTTGTTATTCCTTTAATGACTATTGCCGGATTAGCAGCAGGATTGATCATTTATAAACTGGGTGATCCGGGCGAAATTGATTTGATGGTAGATAATATACATTTTAAAGGAGGCCGGCTGAACCCCAAAAGCAATCCATCAATGATTTTATCTTCTTTGATCTGCATAGCCTCTGGAGGCAGCTTAGGGCCAGAAGCACCACTAGTACAAGTGGTTGGATCTACAGGGACGTATATTTCACGTAAATTAGGTTATAAAGGAGAAGATGTACGTTCTATTACCATTGCTGGGATGGCATCCGCATTTACAGCTCTTTTTGGGGCACCGCTTGGAGGAAGCTTATTTGCTTTAGAAATATTAGATCATAAGCACGTTACCAAGTATTATAAGGCTTTTATGCCAGCACTGGTGGCCAGTTGTGCAAGTTACCTCGTTTTTGTATTGATCACACACCTTAATCTCGGGCCTGCCTGGAACTTTCCTCCGTATAAGAACCCAAAAATCTGGGACATCTTTTATGCTGTTGCCTACTCTTTAGCTGGTGCGGCTACCGGATGGCTATTTACCCTGTTCATCAAGTCATTTAAGCTGCTCTTCAATAAAATCTCATTAGCTATTTATTATAAACTGGCATTGGGCGGCTTCTTATTGGGAACGATTGCTTATTTTATTCCTCTTACCCGATATTTTGGGCATGAGCAACTCACAGCAGTACTTAGCGGAAGTTTCACGATCCAGTTCTTATGCCTATTGCTGATTATGAAACTAATAGCCATTGCAATTACAGCAACCTCAGGCTGGAGAGGTGGTTTTATTATCCCACTACTATTCGCTGGCACTGTTCTGGGATTAGTTATCTATCATTTATTTCCCGGACAAAACCTTACCTTAATTACTGTCTGTTGCATGGCCGCTTTAAATGCCTCGGTTACACGAACGCCTGTGAGTATTACTATTTTACTTGGTGCAATGACAGGCTTTCAAAATATTGTACCTATTATTTTCGCAAGTTTAACAGGATATTTTCTGGCGCCTAAATCTCCATTGATACACGCTCAAATGGGTATGGATAAATAG
- a CDS encoding nuclear transport factor 2 family protein yields MSANQNINTVQDYEDVLAAMEGYVQGLKTGNVEQLKKTFHQDAVMYGHLGDDLSQGSIDNLYTYVEKFGAAPNIKTNLTVLHKTPTTAIVRIEMEHDAADEDFTDYHSLIKINGEWKVVAKLFHLYTK; encoded by the coding sequence ATGTCAGCAAATCAAAATATCAACACTGTTCAAGATTATGAAGATGTCCTGGCAGCAATGGAAGGATATGTTCAGGGATTAAAAACCGGAAACGTTGAGCAATTAAAAAAGACCTTCCATCAAGATGCGGTTATGTATGGCCATTTAGGCGATGATTTATCACAAGGTAGCATAGATAATCTTTATACCTACGTTGAAAAATTTGGCGCAGCACCAAATATCAAAACCAATCTTACGGTTTTACATAAAACACCTACCACAGCAATTGTTCGCATTGAAATGGAACATGATGCTGCAGATGAGGATTTCACGGATTACCATTCATTGATCAAAATTAATGGAGAATGGAAAGTTGTTGCAAAACTATTCCATCTGTACACTAAATAA
- a CDS encoding uracil-DNA glycosylase family protein — protein sequence MEELLKEIRACIICKGQLPDFPRPVVQASVESKIVIIGQAPGQKVQHSGIPWDDQSGNELRRWLGVSKEQFYDDKLFALVPMGFCYPGKGNSGDLPPRSECAPRWHQSLMAEMKDIRLIMLIGQYAQNYYLRDIKNTTLTERVRDFKNYLPSFLPIVHPSPRNKIWQKKNPWFEYEVVPFLRDLTADIIQLSSI from the coding sequence TTGGAAGAGCTTTTAAAAGAGATCCGGGCCTGCATAATCTGTAAGGGGCAATTACCTGATTTTCCAAGGCCCGTAGTGCAGGCTAGTGTTGAATCTAAGATTGTTATCATAGGGCAGGCCCCCGGACAAAAAGTTCAGCATAGTGGTATTCCATGGGATGATCAGAGCGGAAATGAATTAAGAAGATGGTTGGGGGTGAGTAAGGAACAATTCTACGACGATAAACTGTTTGCTTTAGTTCCAATGGGGTTTTGTTATCCTGGCAAAGGTAATTCTGGTGATCTTCCCCCTCGTTCTGAATGTGCACCCAGATGGCATCAGTCCTTAATGGCTGAGATGAAAGATATTAGATTGATCATGCTTATCGGCCAGTATGCCCAAAACTATTACCTGAGAGATATAAAGAATACGACACTTACTGAAAGGGTAAGGGATTTTAAGAATTACCTGCCTTCATTCTTACCGATTGTACACCCGTCACCAAGAAATAAGATCTGGCAAAAGAAAAATCCGTGGTTTGAATACGAGGTCGTACCATTTTTGAGAGATTTGACAGCTGACATTATTCAGTTGAGTTCTATTTAA
- a CDS encoding NADH-dependent flavin oxidoreductase — protein sequence MNKYNNLFVPLLFGNGISLKNRIVMSPMTTWASNDDFTIADEEVEYYKKRVNGVGLVITGCTHVTANGIGFTHEFAGYDDTFLPSLKKLADAAKSGGAPAILQMFHAGNKAIPGLIPNGEVVSSSAVLSGTILLSDKENIPKELSENEILEIIKAFGETTRRAIEAGFDGVEIHGAHGFLLQNFISPFFNKRNDQWGGSLENRLRLSMEIVREVKKVVSEHAKAPFLIGYRISPEEMPQQTYGLSETYILMDRLITEQIDYLHFSLFDAVNQKPVDPGHSAQPISVVLNNYVNNRVPVLVAGGITTPQMANQVLDYGVSMVAIGRTLVINPDWVELTQNGEEEKIISILKPNTAEDKKIPSKLMAIFETLKGWVPMED from the coding sequence ATGAATAAATACAATAACCTGTTTGTTCCCTTATTATTTGGGAATGGTATAAGTTTAAAGAACAGAATCGTTATGTCACCTATGACTACCTGGGCATCTAATGATGACTTTACTATAGCTGACGAAGAAGTAGAATATTATAAGAAAAGAGTAAATGGTGTAGGATTGGTGATCACAGGATGTACGCATGTTACGGCAAATGGCATCGGTTTTACACACGAATTTGCAGGATACGACGATACTTTCCTTCCAAGCCTTAAAAAGCTCGCAGATGCAGCTAAAAGTGGCGGAGCACCAGCAATATTACAGATGTTTCATGCAGGGAACAAAGCAATCCCTGGTCTTATTCCTAATGGCGAGGTGGTAAGTTCAAGCGCTGTTTTGAGTGGAACTATTCTACTATCTGATAAAGAAAATATTCCAAAAGAATTGAGTGAAAATGAAATTTTAGAAATTATCAAAGCATTTGGTGAAACCACGAGAAGAGCGATTGAAGCTGGTTTTGATGGAGTTGAAATTCACGGAGCCCACGGATTTTTGCTTCAAAATTTTATATCTCCATTTTTTAATAAAAGAAATGATCAATGGGGAGGTTCTCTTGAAAATCGCTTAAGACTTAGCATGGAAATTGTAAGAGAGGTGAAAAAAGTAGTCTCTGAACACGCTAAAGCTCCTTTTCTTATAGGCTATAGAATCTCACCTGAAGAAATGCCGCAACAGACTTATGGACTATCAGAAACATACATTCTGATGGATAGACTAATTACTGAGCAGATCGATTATTTGCATTTCTCTTTGTTTGATGCTGTCAATCAAAAACCAGTTGATCCGGGACATTCAGCACAGCCTATATCAGTTGTATTAAACAATTATGTGAATAACAGAGTTCCTGTTCTTGTTGCCGGAGGCATTACAACACCTCAAATGGCCAATCAGGTTTTAGACTACGGTGTTTCTATGGTGGCAATAGGCAGAACTTTAGTAATCAATCCTGATTGGGTAGAATTAACTCAAAATGGAGAAGAAGAAAAAATCATTTCAATCCTTAAACCTAATACAGCAGAAGACAAAAAAATCCCATCAAAATTAATGGCAATATTTGAAACACTGAAAGGCTGGGTGCCAATGGAAGACTAA
- a CDS encoding multiheme c-type cytochrome gives MGRRRFFLIFCILAIFVFAIVKCTPVKSKSNDSRGPAYAGSATCVSCHQDLTKSAVHNSHFNASKILTAPGSADSLHIPDGEFIFNENTKVQVKNRADGLYQSALLNGVDRKTEHTAMIFGAGKSAYTFAFWYGKQLMQMPLNYLTKEHQWVNSPGFPEDQIYFGRPIIARCLECHSSFADKKLVQGPNFSITEEYVKNSIIAGIDCERCHGPAAQHVTFHQENPTVKTANFMVSYKKLALSRRIDACGVCHSGTGIQTVSSTFNFKPGDTLKTLPQYNAYSGEDPDVHGKQKPLLEASLCYKIGKAECITCHDMHDNKSSGVAIYSAKCISCHQDVKHETLKEKNKAVLAKNCIDCHMPIKESHAIGFQMSNSKEKIPYKLRTHRIAIYNELVKRK, from the coding sequence ATGGGCCGGAGACGCTTCTTCCTGATTTTTTGTATTCTGGCAATTTTTGTGTTTGCGATTGTAAAATGTACACCAGTAAAAAGTAAAAGTAACGACAGCAGGGGACCAGCCTACGCCGGGAGTGCTACCTGTGTAAGTTGTCATCAGGACCTTACAAAATCTGCGGTGCACAATTCCCATTTTAATGCTTCAAAAATACTCACTGCACCTGGTTCTGCAGACAGCCTGCATATACCTGATGGAGAGTTCATTTTTAATGAAAACACTAAAGTGCAGGTAAAAAACCGTGCTGATGGCCTGTATCAGTCTGCGCTGCTCAATGGTGTGGACAGAAAAACTGAACATACAGCTATGATTTTTGGTGCAGGAAAAAGCGCGTATACATTCGCATTCTGGTACGGCAAACAACTGATGCAAATGCCATTGAATTACCTGACCAAAGAACATCAATGGGTAAACAGCCCGGGTTTCCCTGAAGACCAGATTTATTTTGGCAGGCCAATCATTGCGCGTTGTTTAGAGTGCCATAGCTCTTTCGCGGACAAAAAGCTGGTACAAGGGCCTAATTTTTCAATCACGGAAGAATATGTTAAAAACTCCATTATCGCAGGTATAGATTGCGAACGTTGTCATGGCCCTGCGGCTCAGCACGTCACCTTTCATCAAGAGAACCCTACGGTGAAAACGGCCAATTTTATGGTGAGTTATAAAAAACTGGCGTTATCCCGAAGAATAGATGCATGTGGGGTATGTCATTCAGGAACGGGTATCCAGACGGTGAGTTCAACCTTTAATTTTAAACCGGGAGATACGTTAAAAACATTACCTCAATATAATGCGTATAGCGGAGAAGATCCCGATGTACACGGTAAACAAAAGCCACTGCTTGAGGCTAGTTTGTGTTATAAAATTGGTAAAGCAGAATGTATTACCTGCCATGATATGCATGATAATAAGAGCTCTGGCGTGGCAATTTATTCCGCTAAATGTATCAGCTGTCATCAGGATGTGAAACATGAAACATTGAAAGAGAAGAACAAAGCTGTGCTGGCAAAGAACTGTATCGACTGCCATATGCCCATCAAAGAATCTCACGCTATTGGTTTTCAGATGAGCAACAGCAAAGAAAAGATACCCTATAAATTACGTACGCACCGTATTGCAATTTATAATGAGCTGGTTAAGAGAAAATAA
- a CDS encoding putative quinol monooxygenase, producing MNIYLTVIVKAKPEHQQEVKNLLYKLPELSKKEDACIGYDVHQSIEDKNIFILNEKWESLDGLSLHNEQSYSKEFFAIFHKLQENPISYRSK from the coding sequence ATGAATATTTATTTAACAGTTATTGTAAAGGCAAAGCCGGAGCATCAACAAGAGGTGAAAAATCTATTGTACAAGCTTCCGGAATTGTCTAAAAAAGAAGATGCCTGCATCGGATACGATGTTCATCAAAGCATTGAAGACAAAAACATCTTTATTCTTAATGAAAAATGGGAAAGTTTAGATGGGCTGAGTTTACATAATGAACAATCCTACTCTAAAGAGTTTTTTGCAATATTTCACAAATTACAGGAGAATCCAATAAGTTATCGGTCTAAGTAA
- a CDS encoding peptidase domain-containing ABC transporter yields MLKFYKYPFQKQLDLMDCGPACLKMISEYYQITTSISELRELCNTSRLGSNIGDIMYGAEQVGFKALVFKTTIDYLKEKQPFPCIIHWRKNHYVVLYQIKNGKYTIGDPAYGFAVLSEKEFTEGWAGNGEKGIALFVEPDLESDYITKTAGAEGKSIGWQFVDFLRPHVKQIGFLLLVIMIASAISMLIPRTIEYMTDKGVEKKNINIIWKVLLFQFVLFGSLTFTNYIRSLIQAKLSTKLSIGIISDFLVKLLMLPISFFDTKNHADIYQRIDDHSRIETFLSTKLVSFIFSISLLVVYILQMFFFDKYIVISFLLFTALSFVWFFLFMERRRKLDYRRFGLAIEERHYLNDLISGMTEIKLNNAQSGRVDSWQELQHKLYDFKLSNLKLSQLQQNGINTVNQLKSIFITFLCSYWVINGTITFGVMLSIGYIVGQLTLPIQDIMNFFHDYQDAKTSFERLNEIQLKTNENDQGKISFPGELNRGFDVNNLSFKYAGIHNPYVLRGIDLFIPKGKITAIVGTSGSGKTTLMKLLLSFYQPQDGAILIDDINLQTINTDEFRSQCGVVMQDGYIYSSSIAQNIAMSEKNVDIERVYQALKIACLDEFVASLPQKHNTALGSTGVDLSGGQKQRLFIARAVYKNPQIIFFDEATNALDSNNERAIMDNLEHFFIGKTVLVIAHRLSTVKNAAQIVVLENGEIVELGSHAELTRTRGKYYELVKNQLELG; encoded by the coding sequence ATGCTGAAATTTTACAAGTATCCCTTTCAGAAGCAATTAGACTTAATGGACTGTGGTCCCGCTTGTTTAAAAATGATTTCTGAATATTATCAGATCACAACCAGTATATCAGAATTAAGAGAGCTATGCAATACTTCGCGCCTTGGAAGTAATATCGGGGATATTATGTACGGCGCGGAACAGGTGGGCTTTAAGGCTTTGGTATTTAAAACTACGATAGACTATCTTAAGGAAAAACAACCTTTTCCATGTATTATTCACTGGAGGAAAAACCATTATGTTGTTTTATACCAGATTAAAAATGGGAAGTATACGATTGGTGACCCTGCCTATGGGTTTGCAGTTTTGTCCGAAAAAGAATTTACAGAGGGCTGGGCGGGCAATGGGGAAAAGGGGATCGCTTTATTTGTCGAACCTGATTTAGAAAGTGATTATATCACAAAAACTGCCGGCGCTGAAGGAAAAAGTATAGGCTGGCAATTTGTAGATTTTCTCAGGCCACATGTAAAGCAGATAGGCTTTCTTCTTTTGGTGATCATGATTGCCAGTGCGATATCCATGCTTATTCCAAGAACTATTGAGTACATGACGGATAAGGGGGTAGAAAAGAAAAACATAAATATTATATGGAAAGTCCTGCTGTTTCAATTTGTATTATTCGGGAGTTTAACCTTTACAAATTATATCAGAAGTTTAATCCAGGCAAAACTGAGCACTAAGTTAAGTATTGGTATTATCTCAGATTTCCTGGTAAAGCTACTGATGCTGCCGATTTCTTTTTTTGACACCAAGAACCATGCAGATATTTATCAGCGGATAGATGACCATTCCAGAATTGAAACTTTTCTGTCTACAAAATTGGTGTCTTTTATCTTTTCGATATCGCTTTTAGTGGTGTACATTTTACAGATGTTCTTTTTTGATAAATACATTGTAATAAGCTTTCTATTGTTCACAGCTTTATCATTTGTGTGGTTTTTCTTGTTTATGGAGCGGCGTAGAAAGCTTGATTACCGCAGATTCGGGCTCGCTATTGAAGAAAGACATTATTTGAATGATTTGATCTCAGGTATGACGGAGATCAAGCTTAATAACGCACAATCGGGAAGAGTAGACAGCTGGCAGGAATTGCAACATAAATTATATGATTTCAAGTTAAGTAACCTGAAACTTTCACAGCTACAGCAGAATGGGATAAATACAGTCAATCAGTTGAAAAGTATTTTTATAACTTTTTTATGTTCGTACTGGGTAATTAACGGCACGATAACTTTTGGGGTGATGCTGAGTATCGGTTATATCGTTGGTCAGCTGACGCTGCCAATTCAGGACATCATGAATTTTTTTCACGACTATCAGGACGCAAAAACTTCCTTTGAAAGATTAAATGAGATACAATTAAAAACAAATGAAAATGATCAGGGGAAAATTAGTTTTCCTGGTGAGCTGAATAGGGGATTCGATGTAAATAATCTGTCTTTTAAATACGCTGGGATTCATAATCCTTATGTGCTGCGGGGAATAGACCTATTTATCCCCAAGGGAAAAATTACGGCTATAGTTGGTACAAGCGGCAGTGGTAAGACCACATTAATGAAGCTATTGTTATCATTTTATCAGCCTCAGGACGGTGCTATTTTAATTGATGATATCAATTTGCAAACTATCAATACAGATGAGTTCAGAAGCCAGTGTGGAGTAGTGATGCAAGACGGATATATATACAGCTCGTCTATTGCACAAAATATAGCCATGAGCGAAAAAAATGTAGATATTGAGCGGGTTTACCAGGCACTTAAAATTGCTTGTCTAGACGAATTTGTCGCATCACTTCCACAAAAACACAACACAGCACTAGGCAGTACCGGAGTAGATTTAAGTGGTGGGCAAAAACAACGTTTATTCATTGCAAGGGCAGTCTATAAAAATCCTCAGATCATTTTTTTTGATGAAGCTACGAATGCACTGGATTCAAATAATGAGCGGGCAATCATGGATAATCTGGAGCATTTTTTTATTGGTAAAACTGTATTGGTAATTGCACACAGATTAAGTACTGTTAAGAATGCAGCACAAATTGTGGTGCTGGAAAATGGAGAAATTGTAGAGCTTGGCTCTCATGCAGAGTTAACCAGAACCAGAGGCAAGTATTATGAGTTAGTGAAAAATCAGCTCGAGCTCGGTTAA
- a CDS encoding Crp/Fnr family transcriptional regulator, with translation MTKTKNTCDLNTCFLCRFCLKEWKLAIDANKQNIKIKKGQQVFKEGEEVRGIFFVYSGKVKVHKKWDDEKELIVRFAQKGDVIGHLGLGGSGHYPVSATAIDDAIVCFIGLDFLESTMHVNTDFVIQLMRFFAGELQESERRMSNLAHMSIKGRVLQALLSLQDQFGVDDQGFINIELTRQDIASYTGSSYESLFRTINDLLAENMIVISGKSITITNIDEFRKITENY, from the coding sequence ATGACAAAAACAAAAAATACCTGTGATTTAAATACCTGTTTTTTATGCAGGTTCTGTTTAAAAGAATGGAAACTTGCTATCGATGCCAATAAGCAAAATATCAAAATTAAAAAAGGTCAGCAGGTATTTAAAGAAGGAGAGGAAGTCAGGGGTATATTCTTTGTCTATAGCGGAAAAGTGAAAGTCCATAAGAAATGGGATGATGAAAAAGAACTTATCGTTCGTTTTGCCCAAAAGGGTGATGTTATAGGCCACCTGGGATTAGGTGGCTCAGGACATTACCCTGTTTCTGCCACTGCAATTGATGATGCTATAGTTTGTTTTATTGGGCTGGATTTTTTGGAATCAACGATGCATGTGAATACGGACTTCGTGATACAACTGATGCGCTTTTTTGCTGGTGAATTACAAGAATCAGAAAGAAGAATGAGTAATCTTGCGCATATGAGTATCAAGGGAAGAGTACTGCAGGCGCTTCTTTCGCTGCAGGATCAATTTGGTGTCGATGATCAGGGCTTTATAAATATTGAGTTGACCAGACAAGATATTGCTTCTTATACCGGCTCTTCTTATGAATCATTGTTTCGGACAATCAACGATCTTTTAGCCGAGAATATGATTGTAATTTCGGGTAAAAGCATTACAATTACTAACATTGATGAATTTCGTAAAATAACTGAAAATTATTAA
- a CDS encoding NADH:flavin oxidoreductase/NADH oxidase produces the protein MSKLFSPLTVKSITLRNRIVTSPMCMYMAEDGFASDWHLVHYGSRAIGGAGAVMLEATAVRADGRIGVGDLGIWKDEHIAMLTKVASFIKSAGSVPAIQLAHAGRKGSTWASGRESRPLLPDDENGWEVIAPSDIAFSPAMQTPRTMTIKDIEAVQQAFVDAAVRALKSGFELIEIHSAHGYLINEFLSPIPNKRTDCYGGSIENRAKFLFEIIDKVKEVWPAELPIAVRISATDWMEEGWNINDSLWLSRKLAEKGIDIVDVSSGGTVPDAKITVGSGYQLPFASTIKREIKDQLLVGTVGMITNPHQAETILANGDADLIFMARELLRNPYFPLEAAKQLRSEIPVPKAYELAF, from the coding sequence ATGTCAAAATTATTCAGTCCGTTGACTGTAAAATCAATTACGCTTAGAAACAGAATTGTCACCTCACCTATGTGTATGTATATGGCTGAGGATGGATTTGCAAGTGATTGGCACTTGGTACATTATGGCTCCAGAGCCATAGGGGGAGCAGGTGCAGTCATGTTAGAAGCAACAGCTGTCCGGGCTGACGGGCGCATCGGAGTCGGAGATTTGGGGATCTGGAAAGATGAACATATAGCGATGCTCACCAAAGTTGCGTCTTTTATAAAAAGCGCTGGAAGTGTTCCTGCTATTCAATTGGCTCATGCCGGCAGAAAAGGAAGTACCTGGGCTTCTGGACGGGAGAGCCGTCCACTACTGCCTGATGATGAAAATGGCTGGGAAGTAATTGCACCTTCTGACATTGCTTTTTCACCAGCAATGCAAACACCTCGCACAATGACTATAAAAGACATTGAAGCAGTACAACAAGCTTTTGTAGATGCTGCTGTGAGGGCCTTAAAATCAGGGTTTGAACTGATTGAGATTCACAGCGCTCACGGATACTTAATCAATGAATTTTTATCTCCTATTCCAAATAAAAGAACCGATTGCTACGGTGGAAGTATTGAAAACAGAGCGAAATTTTTATTCGAAATTATTGATAAGGTAAAAGAAGTGTGGCCTGCAGAACTTCCTATTGCGGTTCGTATCTCAGCGACAGACTGGATGGAAGAAGGATGGAATATAAATGATTCATTGTGGTTAAGCAGAAAATTAGCTGAGAAGGGCATTGATATTGTTGATGTTTCCAGCGGTGGTACAGTTCCAGATGCTAAAATTACAGTCGGTTCAGGCTATCAATTACCGTTTGCAAGTACTATTAAACGCGAAATTAAAGATCAATTACTTGTTGGGACCGTAGGGATGATCACCAATCCACATCAAGCCGAAACTATTCTGGCCAATGGAGATGCCGATCTTATTTTCATGGCACGTGAACTTTTAAGAAACCCCTATTTTCCTTTAGAAGCAGCAAAACAACTTCGTTCAGAAATCCCTGTTCCAAAAGCATATGAACTGGCATTTTAA